A stretch of the Planktothricoides raciborskii GIHE-MW2 genome encodes the following:
- a CDS encoding DUF86 domain-containing protein, translated as MPSRESIDRIRDILAAIKRIEKRTAEVNFSEFEANDTIANACLYDFMIIGEAAINIDTELKTYYSQIPWRLMGDMRNVIAHEYFQVELDIVWHTIQNYLPPLIPQLEAILQQEGVIE; from the coding sequence GTGCCTTCTAGAGAATCCATCGATAGAATTCGTGATATTTTAGCTGCAATTAAGCGAATAGAAAAGCGCACAGCAGAGGTAAACTTTTCCGAATTTGAAGCTAATGATACCATTGCCAATGCTTGTCTCTATGACTTCATGATCATTGGTGAAGCGGCTATCAATATTGACACCGAACTCAAGACCTACTATTCTCAGATTCCCTGGCGCTTAATGGGGGATATGCGTAACGTGATTGCACATGAATACTTCCAAGTTGAACTAGATATTGTTTGGCATACCATCCAAAATTATTTACCTCCTTTGATTCCGCAATTAGAAGCAATATTGCAGCAGGAAGGAGTTATTGAGTAA
- a CDS encoding nucleotidyltransferase family protein, whose protein sequence is MKRDEVLAIVAKHQGELQAMGVKSLALFGSVARDEAKPDSDVDFLVEFDDRPIGLFDVSRVRLYLEDVLGCSVDMGSPDSLKPYLRDRVLKEAICAF, encoded by the coding sequence ATGAAGCGAGACGAAGTATTGGCGATCGTTGCCAAACATCAAGGCGAATTACAGGCAATGGGAGTTAAATCTTTAGCCTTATTTGGTTCCGTGGCTAGAGATGAAGCAAAACCGGATAGTGATGTGGATTTTTTAGTGGAATTTGACGATCGCCCCATTGGATTGTTTGACGTGAGTCGAGTCCGTTTGTATTTAGAAGATGTTTTAGGTTGTTCGGTGGATATGGGAAGTCCAGACTCGCTGAAGCCATACTTGCGCGATCGCGTTTTAAAGGAGGCGATTTGTGCCTTCTAG
- a CDS encoding type II toxin-antitoxin system HicB family antitoxin, translating to MFTYKGYTGQVEVDAEADILFGTVLDINDVITFQGKTVEEARQEFQNSVDDYLEFCQKLGREPGRPFSGKLPYRTSPETHRKIFIAAKKAGKSINAWMDEVLSEMADRTLKT from the coding sequence ATGTTCACTTACAAAGGTTACACAGGTCAAGTTGAAGTCGATGCCGAAGCAGATATTCTATTTGGCACAGTCCTGGATATTAATGATGTCATCACATTTCAGGGTAAAACCGTTGAAGAAGCTCGTCAAGAATTCCAAAATTCGGTTGATGACTATCTAGAATTTTGCCAAAAGTTAGGACGAGAACCCGGACGACCGTTTTCTGGAAAGTTGCCCTATCGCACGAGTCCAGAAACCCACCGGAAAATTTTTATTGCGGCTAAAAAAGCTGGCAAAAGTATTAATGCTTGGATGGATGAGGTGTTAAGTGAGATGGCCGATCGCACGCTCAAAACCTAA